The DNA region CATTgacttcaaattaaatattttcatcacTCCACAGCAGTGTTATGTAGCAAACTGCAACTCATATACTACTCTCAAGGGACTATCAGTCTAAGTTTTTCAAAAGTGAACAGAAAGAATTGTGTTTTCACTGTGGCTCATTCTCTTGGAACTCTTGGATTTGCAGTGCAGGCTGTGGAAGGACAGGTGCGCTGTGTGCCATTGACTATACCTGGAATCTGCTGAAGAGACAGGTGAGAGTTCAAAACATCTCCCTGAATCTTTCATTATACTGACAAAATGTCATCTGTGTTCGGACAAGGTGCTGATCTTATTTGCTCTTGTTTAGATGATACCAGAGAATTTTAGTATCTTTGAACTGGTAAAGGACATGCGCACACAGAGGCCCTCTGTGGTTCAGACGAAGGTAAACAACTTTGTTTCTCCTTAAATTGCCataaccaataaaaacaaaaagtctcCATTTTACCTAATGATAATTTCTTCTCCTCCTAGGAACAATATGAACTAGTATATAGGACCATCAAATTGCTGTTGGAGAGATATTTGGCAGCAATGGATGAATCAAAAAGAAAGGTTAAATATGCCATCATTATTACTTACTCTTTATTTAcgcaaatatataaatgcataattttatttcTCACTGATTTTGCTTCGCAGTTATGACACATTATACCACTTAGTCAGAGCATTTATATGGCATaaagccttttatttatttataaaaatttttttttgcattgttcaACGAACAATTCAATTTGATCATCAATCAGGTGCCAGCTTCCTCTTCTCCTGTCACCTTAAGCAGTGGGAGTGAGCTCTCAGATTTCAGCGACTCCGAATCAGAGACTGGAACAGACTTTAGAGCATTGCTTCAAACTGAGCACAGGTATTAAGGAATATctcattttaatacaatttatacagattttaaaggaatagttcacccaaaaattaaatgaattctttcatcattttatCCTGCAGgtgaataaatttacatttttggttgaactatcactttaaagctGATGTGTGTAAGTTCTGCTCCAATAACATCactaaagataaaaataataataataatgggccTGTCCCAATACCCACATTTACGGTCTTTGCACTTGAACACTTGTCTACTAAGGTCTAATATGACGTATGTCCTGTATTTGACCCTACTGGTGCTTGTGAACAAGtatgtgtaaaacattttattacctGATGGAACACACTACATCATGCTGTAAATCATAGTgctgtaaagatttttttttacaaagctttatttacacattttgattttcagatctttgcactttaaaataaacattcttttcTGAATTTTTGTGGTGACTCaaattaaaggtttagttcacccaaaaatgaaaatgacaccatgatttactcaccctcaagccatcctactgtaggtgtatatgactttcttctgtcagACGAATGCAATTGGagttatataaacacattttctgggtcttccaagctttataatctttataatgggagtgaatGGTGGTTGAGAAGTTTAAGTCCAAAAAAGTGCAACCATCCagcataaaaagtgctccacaagGCTCCAGGGAGTTAATAAAGGTCTTCTGAAGCGAAGTGAtgcatatgtgtaaaaaaaaaattcatatttcaaattttataaacctttATCTCTAGATTCCGCTTACTGTCATGTGCGCATTCATGAGAGAGTGTTGTTCAGTGGATGACGCAGGACTTAGGACCTAGGCATAGTGTAAGCtgcggtgagaatatgctagtctcaagagaaccaagttttgtatacgaaaaaggaaaaccagtctccctCTTGCCTTATATTGAAAtcatctgacatttttctttacaaatccttgttttgtacttctaattcgtgaccagtgttttgttttgctctctcctttGCACATCCGTATTTGTCACTTCCTACATCATCCACTTCCCACgtcatttattttgcttcaaaatctcaactaCCACTCactaccattataaagcttgaaggagccaggacatttttttttttacataactctGATTGCATtcatctaaaagaagaaagtcatatacacctaggatggcttgagggtaagaaaattatggggtaatttaaatttttagggtGAACTTTGCAGTTGcaaatattttacagaaatatgCATACTTATCTTTGCAACAATTCAATTTgcaacacttctttttttttgacaaccaAATTATGTAAGATCACAGTAATTTAACTTGCACTGGAAAGTTTTACTGTGCTTGACATTGAACATGATGTGATATTCTCAGCCTCAAGTACCACACCAAAGCAGTATTAGAGATTTAGTGTGCATCAAAGGCACTGAGCTTTAGCATTTTTCAGATCTGGGGCAGTCTTTTGCACTTATTTCTGGTTGCATATATGCATTCTCAAGTGGCCAAGATAATAACTGTGGGTACAGGGACAGGCCCAATGATTGTTTTCAAAGAGGTTTTTTCAAACATTGCCCCATCTGTCACTGGTCAAAAACAGAGTCCCACCCTCAAATTAACACCAATGGTTGAATGTGTTGCTGTGTAAGGCTTCTCAAACAGAAAATCTTACTTTAAttcaaactttatatttaaatgtcatcAACCATTTTGAATTGTTTCATGTCAAAAGGAAGTTTCACACTTGGCTGGTTTGGTTCAATTAAATCGTGTGATTGCTCTGTTTTGTTCATTTGAAAAAGTATGTATGCTGCCATTTGAACCTTGATACACACCAAACAAGAGGACCGAGGTGTGCAGACAAACTCTGGTGCAGTTTCACTGAAATATTATCGCAATGTAGACCAAATACagctaaacaaaacaagaacaggaTGTGTATCCTTATGCTTTTTATGTTGTATCTTTGGGTTCAGTTTGAAAAAAACGCTAAACAAACTAGGACTAAATGTCTAATTTTTTTGGTCCAGACCAAAAGAACCAAGAGAACCAAACTACAATTGTAAACACATCCTAAGACACATTGCAATTGTCTTTGTGGTATTCTGATCATAAAATCTTTCACTGTTTTGATAGGAATAACGAGATGGAAATCACTATAAATGAACTCAATCACATCACACACAATGTCACTTCTTGGTCACAGTCTCATTCAGAACCATTCAGACAAGAGGTCATCTCCACAAAACTAAATCCTGCAGACATGCTCAGTACTATGAGTGAATGGACCCAGATTACAGATCAGAGGTCATTCAGAGCAGCAACTCCTCAAACAGACTTAACAACCTGTGGATCACAAAGAACTGAGTCATCCACCAGCTTTAACACTGATCTCACCCACGCTGCATGCTCAAACTATCCCATCAGCCTAGTACAGGAGCTGAGGCCAAGTATGAAGCATCTGGAGTGTGCAGAAAACCAAGATGTCAGTCCTGCTGCCACAGACCACAACCCTATCATCCCCAGCACAGTCTGCTACACTGTGGAAGATCCTTATTTTGGCCCTGAGTCTCCACCGGTTAGCAGCAATCACAGTGTTATGGACTCTATAATTCATGAAGCATGGATGGAGAACCTCTGTTTCACAATACCTAGTTTAACCCTTAATAATCAGGTGTTAGAACTGCCAAAACATGACTGCAATGACAAAGGTATGAAAACCTATGGCTATTTTAGCAGTTGATTTCTGAAAACTATTAATGATGCATCACTTATGAAACTTTCCTGtgttataaattgtataaagGTGCAAATAAACCTTCATCGGATGAAGACAGTCCTCCTCCTTTGCCAGAGAGAACCCCAGAGTCATTTATACTGGCAGATGATATTAACGGTTAGTCCAGCTTAAAGTCTGTCTATCCTCCCCATgctattttagttgtattttatatactattacagtatttttattaaaatcttgAACTGGCtttcatttgtatattaattaaattttatgtgctcttgtcatttttattagatctcatttttaatatttctgttacttttaaattattttattttagttctagtTTCAGTGATTTGATAACACTTAAAGCCTTTGTGTATAACACATCATTAAGGTATTCGTAATAAACTGAAATGCATTATACCtttacataaataattgtaaacaatattaaaatgcatattaatatttgcaGATTCCACTGTTTATCATGCATCGTACTTTCTGAAGGTCTtaaaattaagtattattatgttttacaactgtggttacaattatatATGAAATCATGCAATGCATTATATAGGCTTCATGAAAAGTGTTATcgaattttagtacttatttatATCTAATATTAAAATCTTctgttattttaactttatttcaggcactgaaaatgttttttataatagatgtgtttatttattagttatagtaacaataacaacactgattctCACTTACATAAACCGACAATTCAAGCCATACAAATTGGTCTATTACATTTTCTATTAACTTAAAGAaagtaaaagattttttaaatctatatcaCAATATATGGTCTTGTTTCCAGATATCAGTGAAAACACTGAGATGTTGACATTGGTGATCCCAACTAGCTCAGAATCTGAGATTGTCGATAAAGGTAAGAATTATGCACACTTGAAAATTTGTGTATAGATTTGATGGACAGCACCTGTAAATGTTCCCGTTTTCTCTAAAAAGATAGCCCGCCTTCACCTGTGCCCTCACTGCCTGAGAGAACTCCAGAGTCTTTTGAAATGGCCACAGATGAGGGTATGATAATGATGGGCAGGGATGAATCTATAACAAATTTCATGTCCTCACTTCTTTGTACCTTATCAAACTTTCATCTAATTTTCAACAGATCTGGTACAAAACATAACACAGGAAAAGCCACAGGATGTTGTAATGAGAGTTGGGAAATCTCTAGAATGGTCTGGGCAAACAAATGAAGCTCAGACAGACATGAAGCGATCTTGGTCCAGAAGCAAGGTGAGAAGATGCAGGGTGTACAGCCTTATGAATCATTTCAGCATATTAATAGAACACACCAACCTAAACAATataatcacaaataaaattattttcttcatttcagAGCTTAAAACTTAGAATGTCACTTCCTGGTAAGTCAGTCATATATATTTAGGATTTCAAAGTCATAAATATGACAGCAGCAAACCAGCAAGATATTAATTCTGGCTACATTGTTGAcaacttcctctttttttttttttttttagctgcagcATCATCTGCTCCACTCAGTCCTATACTGATCACAAGTCACAGTCCTCCTCCCCTTCTGTACAAACAACCTCAGGGTGAGACTTAACAGGAATAGTGTAAAGTACAAATGTAACTTTGAATATACTCAGTTATATACTGGTGTTAAAGCGGTGACattaagcaaatgaaaatatgctatatttacacatgcatatttaaggcaattttaaaatgttctaaaaccTTCAACAATGACTACAAAAACTGACAGTATAACAATGCAAACAAAATACCATACAAACCCACACAAATCTAGAATTTTGGGAGTCGATTCACTTGCGAAAGAAAGCTAAGTGACGAAACATTATGCAGCCTACAACATTAATATCTGAGCTGAACGCTAGCTGAGGTGGTCGCTCAAAACGAATACATTTTATCGTcatatatttaatgattaatgacTGTCCTTGTGTTCACTCACCTCTTGTTTTAAAGATAGGCGTCGTGCTGTTCAATTATTGTTTAGCCGCCTTTGTGTAGTAGCATTGGTGTTGTGAACTcctgagcaatttttttttgtttatttggttttgtgtaatcatttgtatttcatttgtggttttcattttttcattgattaaaagatttacataatttttaattgGTTGTTGGGACACTTTGGATACATGTTTGTAACTTTTGTTTCCTATTATATACTTGTTCTAAAACAACTAGTAGTTTAAGGAAGTTCTGTCAGTGTCATTTTGGTTGATTGTTTTAATATAGGCCATTTTTTACTTCCTATTTTTAACTTTAGAATATCTGCACACCCCAACACCACATGAGCAGGCATTCAACTCAGTTCCTGGGACAGGTACAGTGTATCCCATACTCCAGTGTAACTGTTCAATTTATAATCTCCAACTTATTTTCGCTGATTCAGATATAGTCTAGACAACTCACACTATGATTTGTGGTTTTGTTTCATAAAGAAAGTGTAACTCCACCACTTCCTGAAAGAACTCCAGAGTCTTTCATTTTCCACACAGAGAAAGGTGCAGTATACAGAACTTACAGTATACAGGAAAAACTTAATCAACATTTATTAACAAAGctgaaaaatctgttattttgtaGTTGAGTGGCCGACAGCAGCGCCCCCTGTCAGCCAGCTGAGGCAGAGCAGCAGCGACTGAGAGTGGGCACGTCTTCTGAATGGTCAGGCAGCTCCCAGTCCAGATCATTACTGGATCATTCTTGGAGCCGAAGCAAGGTTACTTTGCATTTACCTTTATACTATTGCAATCCTACATACTTTATTCTCACTATATACTAAAAGCGAATTTTGTCAACATTTAGGAGTAAAGCATATAGACATGATCTAGAACAAACATACCTCTAATAAGCTGTACAGAAATACTGTGTTATGATTTTTCAATTCTATGATCAATGCTCGACTCATTCTTgccaaaatgtgtcatttttataaCAGAGCGTCAGAGCAAAAAGTTCAAACCAAGGTAGGCTGGTGTTTCCATTGTGCCCTCCCACACCTCAGTCACTAGTGTCATTACAACATAACATGTACAAGCAAATGTGCCCTCTCGAGTGCACTGCAGTGTAGTTTGTCACTGTGCGACAGAGATAAAGAGGCTGCACTTTTATTGGATCTTTGTGTGCACAGCTGTGTTTAATTTTACAGAGGCTCTATCTGTGGCTCCGCTGACTCTGCCTGTCGCTGTAACCATAGCAACTGGGGACCAAGGTGAGTGACAGCATGAATCCCTTAACTGTGATTGAAGTCAGTTCAACTGCATAACCATTACTACATAACCTTAGTTTGGCTTGCCCTGTGGCTAATATAGTAGAGCACCAGACGGCACCCAGCAGCCAGCCGGCAGCAACGGGACCAACAGAGAACCAGTCGGACAAGGGGGGAGAGAAAACTTCACTGGTCAGCAAGGCCAGGACCAAGGTTCACCTTTTCACCAAGTCTCTGTATTTGTTACATGGCATAATGAACATGTAAAATTTTGGTTGCTGATggcaaatttattttgtattatatgtttCCCACTGAACCCACATACTGAAAATAACCTGCCTTGAATGCACTTtaaaggggccgttcacacagagcGTTTTTTTGTATTCCATTGCACAgcttttccatagttttttttttaaatgccatgtcaatttaaagaagtttaacttttaaaaactcGCTCCCTACCTCGCATTTTTCAACACCAAAACTGATTAGGGGAAGTTCAAACACACAACACGTTTTTGCATTCAACCATGATTACTATGCTTACAAAGCTACGAGTATACTTATGATGtgcaatgaaaacaataataacatgttTACGTTCTGTAGACAGCGAACACATACTGAACGTAAACAGCGCTGATTACGTTGATTACGTTCCGGGGTACTCTacaaaatggcagaagacggtAACTCTGGGAGAAGAATTATtgattaaattatgttattattgttttctttgcgcacaaaaaatattttcgtATTTTCATGGTAAATATTTCCGTTGCGCTTTGGCCAtcccgagttcgagtcccggctTGTGGTCCTTTCTTGATCCCatccccctctctccctctcccacttcacttcctgtccacCTACTGTCCTAAATCTAAATAAAGTCATACAAcgccaaaaataaatgtaaaaatagaaaaattaaagaaatacaactttaaaaaacacacctGAGACCCTGTGTACTTTTCTTTTCCACTGTGCTACAACTCACTAAATAGACTTGTTTGATTGTTGTGCTTgcatcttttgcagcatctcCCGCAAAACGTTGTTTGATTAAATAGACTTGTTTGATTGTTGTGCTTgcatcttttgcagcatctcCCGCAAAAcgttgaaatgtttaaaaacttcCCACTACCCAGCTGCTgacatttttcagtgtaaaatcaCATCTGTGTGAATGGCCTCTCAGGTGAACAGTCcctgttgctttggataaaagcgaaTATTATGAATGTCaatacatattttcttttcttacagAGTATTAAGTTTTTGAAAGGAAAACAGAAGTGTATGTATAATAACCACTTACTactaattctattaaaataaacatgtaagTCAAAGGACAAATAAGCAGCTGTGTGTGGCTTGAACATCATGTAACTGTCATTTGCAGCAAAATTGGCCCCGCCTCCGATCCCGCCCCCAGCCCCTCCTTCAGGCCAGTCTCCAGccccgcctcagtctgctccagCACCCTCTCAGTCTGCTCCACCACCCTATGGTGCCGCTGTTGGTTTCTTATTTtgtaagatatattttatatatttttaaatgacaaaatacagtACGATTCCAAACtgatgttctgagtgtttaaaAGCTGCCACAAGATGGAGCCActctatttcatatttttttagttttttttattactggcCTGTACATGACATagtgaccctttttttttttcttcacagctTTTGGAACTCGTTTTGGAAAGCCAAAAGGCCCACGAAATAAGCCAGGAACATGGGCCTAAGTTCATGCTGAAggtgaaagaaaaggaaaacagcCTCACAAGACAGTTCAAAAGAGAATTTACTGAGCAAAGTTTTCTTTCGCTGCGCTTTTTGAAGCATAGAAGCACAACAACAGACCTCAGTCAATAGATGAAGATATATAAAGATTGTGCTTTTGTCAATGACTTTGACAATTTGTAAAGGTATAATGCAAGCGAATGGCCTTTTTAGACTTTAAATATTGAAGTGTGTTGCAACTTTATGCAACtaagatgtaaataaaatgattacagaTGTTTAACTAAAGACAAGAAAATAAAGGGGATGAATGTACTGAAAACTAGACTGTTCTGTAATCTCAtaggtaaattttttttatgtattttataatatatagcgCTGCATGTAACCATGGCCAGTCAAGCTTTCTATGTTACATAACACTGGACTTAGTAACAGCGCATTTGGTGCCATGTCTATCTGAAAGGGACGAAAATGATTGTGAATATCTACTGTCAAGTTTGTTTTGTGACAGTATTTACCTCTGCCTTTtcttatttgtgtattttcaatTTCTAATGCAGTGAAACGCTTGGTACACtcataaaatggtttatttaaaaaaatacagaaaaaaagtctaTGCATTCCATTGCATTTTTACACAATTGAAAAGATCCACATGACAGttctattaaatgtaaatgtaacttagcatttacaaaacattacttTGACTATGTTCATAATTGACCATCTAATTAGTCCTTAAAAATCAGTGAAATCGAAAACCTTTATACAAATATCAAACAGAGCAAATAATGAATCAAACACACAGAGCATGCCTTGATCCCTAAGTGGATTTTCCTATATTACAAACGACCATCGAAACCTgatcaacacaaaaaaagaaaactagctGCCAAAATTCAGAAGAAACAGAGAACACTAAacatcatgtttatttcaatataaCATGAAACCGTAAGGTACAAAAGCATTATCGTGTGATGCTGAGCGGAAAACATGTCTTAAACTGTATATATGGGAAGATTCATCTTAATGGATTGGTGTTGAAGACACCAATAAAGACATcttaaaagaattttaaatattctgggtgaaagaatgaaatattttctttcattaaacaaaattgttAATCTGCAGAACCTGTAACTGAGGAAATTCCATTGAATAGTATAGGGAAAATTATTTCTGTTTAGGCTTTCACACCTTCCTATATAATCCTAACCCTAATTTAAAAACACTGGGAAATATAAGAAGCAGATTTGATTCATATTCAAATATTTCATCTACCACAtatgtttctgtattttgt from Cyprinus carpio isolate SPL01 chromosome B23, ASM1834038v1, whole genome shotgun sequence includes:
- the LOC109053992 gene encoding tyrosine-protein phosphatase non-receptor type 22-like, with the translated sequence MDAQAHILRDLLAKITSKEAGEEGAENGFAGEFLKLKRQSTKYRTEKTYPTTAADKQDNAKKNRYKDIVPFDHSRVKLSLITSKHDTDYINASFIKGVLGSRAYIATQGPLPNTVLDFWRMLWEYNVQVIVMACREFEMGRKKCERYWPESKDDVFVCEPFTIYYESDENKREYLTRTLKVTFKQVSRTLKQLHYVNWPDHGVPDSIPAILELLQDMRIYQDHDEIPICIHCSAGCGRTGALCAIDYTWNLLKRQMIPENFSIFELVKDMRTQRPSVVQTKEQYELVYRTIKLLLERYLAAMDESKRKVPASSSPVTLSSGSELSDFSDSESETGTDFRALLQTEHRNNEMEITINELNHITHNVTSWSQSHSEPFRQEVISTKLNPADMLSTMSEWTQITDQRSFRAATPQTDLTTCGSQRTESSTSFNTDLTHAACSNYPISLVQELRPSMKHLECAENQDVSPAATDHNPIIPSTVCYTVEDPYFGPESPPVSSNHSVMDSIIHEAWMENLCFTIPSLTLNNQVLELPKHDCNDKGANKPSSDEDSPPPLPERTPESFILADDINDISENTEMLTLVIPTSSESEIVDKDSPPSPVPSLPERTPESFEMATDEDLVQNITQEKPQDVVMRVGKSLEWSGQTNEAQTDMKRSWSRSKSLKLRMSLPASSAPLSPILITSHSPPPLLYKQPQEYLHTPTPHEQAFNSVPGTESVTPPLPERTPESFIFHTEKVADSSAPCQPAEAEQQRLRVGTSSEWSGSSQSRSLLDHSWSRSKSVRAKSSNQEALSVAPLTLPVAVTIATGDQVEHQTAPSSQPAATGPTENQSDKGGEKTSLVSKARTKSIKFLKGKQKSKLAPPPIPPPAPPSGQSPAPPQSAPAPSQSAPPPYGAAVGFLFSFGTRFGKPKGPRNKPGTWA